The Stigmatella aurantiaca DW4/3-1 genome contains the following window.
GATCAGCGGGAGTTGCAGCGGGTCTTTGCTGGTGGAGCGCCGCAGGGACGGATCGCCTCCATCCAACCCTCCCTCTCGGATCGGCATCATGGTGGCCGCACCGTGGCTCGCGTCACGTTCGAGGGAGGGGTGCAGCTCTTCTACAAGCCCCGCGGCTTGGGCATCGAAGATGCCTGGTACCGGTTGCTCGAGGATCTGAATGCGCGCGGAGGGGACTTCCACCTTCTGCGGGTGCTCCACCGGGGGGACAGGGGTTGGGTGGAGCCTGCCTTTCACGCCTCGTGTACTCAGGTTCAGGAAGCCAAGCAGTTCTATGTCCGCGCGGGGATGCTGCTGGGCATCCTCTATGTGCTCGAAGCCTCGGACTGCTTCTTCGAGAACATCATCGCCGCCGGGGCCTTCCCTGTCCTCATCGACACGGAGACGTTGATGCACCACGTCCCCCAGCGGAGCCAGGACGGGGTGTCGGCCGAGGAGCTCGCGCAGGACATCGTCTTCAACTCCGTGTTCCGTTCCGGTTTTCTGCCCTCATGGGACGTGGGACCCCGTGGCGAGCGCGTCGACATCAGCGGCTTGGGGGCCACCGCGGGCCAGGTGACGGCCTACCTTCGGCGGCAGTGGCGTCACGTCAACACCGATGCCATGGCGTTGGAGCACGTGCCTATCCGGGTGGAGACAGAGGACCATTTGCCGCATCTCGGCGGCGCGTCCCTGCGGGCCTTTGACCACGCTGGGGAGATCATCGAGGGTTTCTCGATGATGTACCGGCTGCTCCGCAAGCACCGGGAGGAGTTGGCCAGGCCCGAGTCCCCGCTGGTTCGCCTGAGCACCCAGGAGATCCGCTTCATCTTCCATGCCTCTCGCATCTATGGGCTGCTGCTGAAGCGGCTGGGTGCTCCGAACCACATGAAGGCCGGGGTGGAGCGAAGCATCGAGACGGACATTCTCAGCCGCTTCTATGTGGAGTCGCGGGAGAAGTCCCGGTACTGGCCCCTGCTCCAGGCGGAGCTGGAGGCGATCGAGCAACTGGACATCCCTTGCTTCAGGGCTCGCGCGGACAGTCACGCGCTCACCTTGCCCACGGGGAAGGTGTTGCCGGAGGCTTTCAAGGAGAGCGGCAGCGAACGCGTGTGGCGCAAGCTCGCCTCCCTGGATGAGGCCGATCTGGAGTTGCAGGTGCGCTTCATCCATGCCGCGCTGGGCATGGTCAGCTCCTCCCAGGAGCAAGCACCCGCCGCACGGCTCAGGCGGGAGGCTGCCTCCTGGGAGGGGGGGCCCTTGCCGCGGGAGGAGTTCGCCGCCGAGGCCTCCTCCATCGCCGCCGTGCTGCAGGAGCGGGCCATCTTCGCGCCCGATGGTGGGGCGACCTGGATAGCACCTCAGCTGTTGCCGCATGCAGGTCACCACCAACTGCGCCCCCTGCGCATGGATCTCTACGACGGGCTGGGGGGGATTGCGCTGTTCTACGCGGCCTTGGAGCACGTCTCTGGGCAGGGCCGCCGGATGGCGCTCGCAGCGCTGTCCTCGTTGAGGCGGTTCGTGGTCACGGGCCCCCCTCGGCGTGTGGCCCAGGAAGGCTACACCCTGGGCGCAGCCACCGGGGTAGGGTCCTTCCTCTACGTGCTGTGCCGCTCCTCCGCCCTCTTGGGAGAGCCTGCTTTGCTCGAGGACGCCACGCGGGCCGCGGGCCTCATCACCCCAGAGGGGATCGAGGCCGATGCCCAGTTCGATGTCATGTCAGGAGTCGCGGGGGCCCTCCTCGGGTTGCTGGCGCTGCACCAAGCGACGGGAGCTGTAGAGGCGCTTGAGAAGGCCAAGCTCTGCGGGGAGCACCTGCTGAAGCACCAGCTCCCCTGTGAGCCAGCGGGGGCCGCCTGGCGCACGAAGAAGGGCTGGCCCCTTGCCGGTTTTGCCCATGGGGCGGCGGGGATCACCCTTGCGTTGCTGAGACTTCATGCCGTGGTGGGGGATGCGCGGCTGCGTCAGGCGGCTGTGCAGGCGCTGGCCTTCGAAGACGCCGTCTTCGTTCCCTCCGAGGGCAACTGGCCTGATTTCCGGCACGCCCGCGAGGGAACTCCTTCCTTCATGAACGCCTGGTGTCACGGGGCTCCGGGCATGGGGCTCGCGCGCATCTCGGGGCTGGCCTTCCTGGACTCGGTGGGCATCCGGCGCGACATCGAGGCTGCCGTCTCCTCCGTGAAGCGGCAGGGACTGGGGGACAAGGATGGGCTGTGCTGTGGGCAGGCGGGGAGGATCGAGTTCCTCCTGGCCGCCGCGCGGGCCAACGAGGACAAGGCGCTCGAAGAGCTGGCGCTTCGTCAGGCCTCCGTGGTGGTGAGGGAGGCCCGGGCCGGGAGCTACCGGTTCTCCGGGGCCGAGCGGGGCGGCTTCTTCGATCCGTCTTTTTTCCAGGGACTCTCGGGCATCGGCTTCCAGTTGCTGAGGCTCGCCTTCCCGGGGCGGCTTCCCTCAGTACTCGTGTGGGAATGAGGGAGAGGGCGATGGAGCGGACTGGCACACCAGAGCAGCTCGCCTCCTTCCTGGAGCGCACGCGGGGCTCGGAGCCTGGCGGTGGCGAGGTCCTCGACCAGGCCCGCGAGCTGTTGGAGCAGGCTTATGTTCACCTGCCCGACAACCAGGCCTCGGGATTGGATCCGCTGAGCTTGCTGGCAGCGCTTCAGCGCACGCCGTCCCTGGATCGGGTCCAGCTGTACCGGGAGTTGCTCGCGATCTTCGCGCGGCTGGGAGATCGCCACACCCATTGCAGCCTGCCCGAGCCTTTCGCGAGCCAGATTGCGTTCCTGCCCTTCTTGGTAGGGGAGTTCCACGAGCGAGGCGAGCGGCAGCTCGCGGTGCTCCACTCCGCCATGGGTGTGCTGGAGCGTGGGGATGTCCTCCTCTCCTGGAATGGCGCCGCCATGGCGGAAGTGATCGGACGCCAACTGGAGTGGCAGCACGGTGCCAATCCCGAGGCCCGGCACGCCAAGGCGGTGCAAACGCTGACCTTCCGTCCCCTGGCGCTGATGCCACCTCCCGAGGAGGAATCGGTCGTCCTGGAGTGTGTGTCCGCCACGGGACGGAGGCGGACGGTGCGGGTGGACTGGCGCGTGACGGATGCCGCGTGGCTCTCGCGGCACTTCTCTTCCTTCCAGCAGGGAGCCTCCATGGCTGAGCTGGGGCAGGAGGGAGGTATCTCCTCGCGCCGGGTGAACACCTCGAAGGGGGCGTTTGGGTACATCCGGGTGAACTCATTCCTGGGCCGTCCCGAGCCCTTCTTGGAGCACTTCTCCCGAGCGCTGGAGGACATGCCCCGCCAAGGGGTGATCCTGGACATGCGGAGCTGCGAGGACGGGATCGTGCAGATTGGGGAGCGGCTGCTCCAGCTCTTCACCCCGCGGAGGATCCAGCCCGAGCCCTTTCAGTTTCGGGTCACGGCGCTGACCTTGGATCTCGTCCGCTCGGTGCCAGCCCTCGCTGGCTGGCGAGAGGCCGTCGAGCGCGCGGCGGCCCAGGGCCGGACCTACTCGGAGGCGCTGCCGCTGACGCCCGAGGGAGAGGCCAATGGGATTGGCCAGAAGTACGCAGGTGCCGTCGTGCTCCTCACGAGCGCACTGACCTACAGCACGGCCGAGATGTTTGCCGCGGGGTTTCAGGATCACGGCATCGGGCAGGTGGTGGGGTCCGCCGCTCGTACGGGAGGCGGGGGTGCTTCTCCTTGGCCACAGAGCATGCTCTTCAAGCTCAGCGGCAGGGCCGCCTTTCGCCCTTTGCCCGGTGGCCCCTTGTTTCGCGTCGCCGTCCGAAGGTGTCAGCGCGTGCATGCGCAGGCGGGAACGCCTCTCGAGCGCGAGGGGGTCGTCCCCGATGTGCTCCACCTGCCAACGCGGGCGGATCTCTTCGAGCAGGACAGGGACCTCTTGGAAGTGGCGGGCCAGGTGCTGTCACGGATGCAGTAGCCGGAACAACGGAATTTCAGACGGGTGCATGAAGGGGGTCGCGATGTCCGCAGCGAACTTGTCAGCCAGAGCCCATGAGGCGACGTCCAGCATCGACTTCCGGCGGCGGCTGCATGAGCGGCAACAGCTCGTGGCACGGGCGCTGGACGAGCACTTCCCCCCGGGAGCGGGGCACCTGACGGCGGCGATCCGGGAAGCGTTGCTCGCGGACGGCAAGCGGCTCAGGCCCATTCTCTGCCTGGAGGCCTGCGAGTGGGTGGGAGGGAGCGTCAAGGCGGCGCTGCCCGCCGCCTGCGCGCTCGAGATGATCCACAAGATGACGCTGGTGCACGATGACCTACCGGCCATGGATGATGCGGAGACGCGCAACGGCCGGCCGGCACTGCACAAGGTGCATGGCGAGGCGCTGGCCATCCTCGCCGGGGATGCGCTGCTGGTGCATGCGTTCGGGCTGCTGGCATCCACCCGAGGCGTTCCCGCGGAACGGGTGACCGTTGCGATCAGGCGTTTGTGCCAAGCGCTGGGCACCACCGGTCTGGCCGGAGGACAAGCCCTGGATGTGCTCTCTCAGACGGAGGGAGTGACGCCCGAGAAGCTCGATCACGTTCACACCTGGAAGACCGCGAGCTTCTTCGAGGTGGCCATCGTTATTGGCGCGGAGATGGGGGGCGCGGACGCATCCCAGGTCGAGGCGCTGGCCCGCTACGGGATGCTGCTCGGCAGGGCGTTCCAGATCTCCGATGACCTTCTGGACGCCCGGGACGAAAAGGGGAAGGTCGAAGGAGAGGTGACGAACTACGTCCAGCTCCACGGGGTGGAAGGCGCCCGGCGCAAGCTGCGCGAACTGCTGAACCAGGCGGTCTCGTCGATCGCCTCGGTGAAGGGGGGAGACATCCAGCTGCTGGCTGGAATCACGGAACTCGTCTGGGAGCGTTCCTGGAACGCGGAAGAAGAGGAGGGTCACCATGGCAATGACGCTTGAAGCCGTTCCGGCTCAGTACGACGTTTGCCTGTTGTCGATGCCTTTTCCCGTGCTGAACCAGCCCTCCATGGCGCTGGGGTTGCTGAAGCCCGCGCTGACGCAAGCCGGGTTGTCGGTGAAGACGCTTTACCCGTGCCTGTGGTTCGCAGAGGAGGTGGGACTGGATGCCTACGTCGCCATCTGTGACAGCAAGCAGGAGTTCCTCGTGGGGGAGTGGATCTTCGCCGAGGCCGCTTTCCCCGGCTTCCAACCGGATCTGGACACCTATCTGGAGCGCGTGCTGTCCGCGCCGGTGTCCCGAGGGCTGTTGAAGAAGAGCCGCTTCAGCGGCGATCCCCACGCGGCCCTGCGAGCGGCGCGCCAGGCCGCCAAGGGCTTCATCGAGCGGGTGGCGGCCCGCGTCCTGGAACTCCAGCCCCGCATCGTCGGGTGCACCTCCACGTTCACCCAGCACTGTGCCTCATTGGCGGTCCTCCGGAAGATCCGCGAACTGGCGCCGGAGGTCGTCACCGTCATGGGAGGGGCCAACTGCGAGGGAGAGATGGGCGTGAGCGCGCGGCGCAACTTCCCCTGGGTGGACTTCGTGGTTTCGGGGGAGGGGGAGCTGCTCTTTCCCAAGCTCTGCCAGAGCATCCTGGAGCATGGGCGGGACATTCCTGCGCAGCAGTTGCCCCATGGTCTCATCGGGGAAGCGCAATTGCGCCTGCCCGCGGGGGCCCCGGCTCCCAGGGCCTCGGTCACCCGCATGGACACCACGCCCGTGCCAGATTTCGATGACTACTTCGAGGAGATCCTGTCCTCGCCGCTGAGGCCCTTCATCTTCCCGGGGCTCGCCATGGAGACCTCACGGGGGTGCTGGTGGGGCAAGAAGCACCACTGCACGTTCTGCGGGCTGAACGGCGGCAACATGGACTTCCGTTCCAAGAGCGCCGACCGCGTCATCTCGGAGTTGTCCGAGCTGTCCACGAAGTATGGCATCCGAAAGTTCAACATCGTGGACAACATCATGGACCTTGCCTACATCCAGGATCTGGCGCCACGCATCACGTCGGATACGCCCTACACGCTCTTCTTCGAGACGAAGGTCAACCTGAAGCGTGCTCAGCTGGAGCGGATCGCCGCCGCCGGGATCCGGCGCCTCCAGCCCGGCGTCGAGAGCATGCACGACGAGATCCTCCGGCTGGTGGATAAGGGAACCACGGCACTGCAGAACATCCAGCTCCTCAAGTGGGCGCGCGAGATTGGGATCTTCATTACCTGGAACTTCTTGTGGGATGTGCCCGGGGAGCAGGACGCGTGGTACGGCGAGATGGCCGCATGGCTGCCCTGGGTGACCCACCTCCAGCCGCCAGGGGTGGATCGCATCCAGTTCCACCGCTTCAGCCCCTACCACCAGCGGCCCGCCAGCTTCGGTCTCACGCTTGAGCCGTACCCCCTCTATTCGCACGTCTACCCGCTCACCCCGGAGGAGCTGGGTGGACTGGCCTACTACTTCCATGACCCCCGCCGACGGTCCGCCAAGGAGGAGCTGGAGCGGCGGCCGCACCTGAGGCAGACGATGCGGGAGATCGCTCAGTGGAACAAGCTGTGGAACCGAGGGGGGTTCGAAGGCACCTGGGAAAAGCCCGTACTGCGGATGTTCGATGAAGGCGAGCGCCTGCGCCTGATGGACACGCGGCCCTGCGCCCCTGCGAGCGAGCAGATCCTCACGGGACTCGCGAAGCAGGTCTACCAGCAGTGTGACGCGATTCAGACCTTGAAGAGCTTGCTCGAAGGCCTGGCAAAGCACGGCGTCGAGGGAGCCTCGCCAGGGGACGTCCAGGCCATCCTGGACGACCTGGTGAAGCGCAAGCTGCTGCTGCGGCAGGGCGAGCGGTTCATCGCCCTGGCCTTGCGCGAGATATCCCGGATCCCCGACTCGGATGAGGACTTCCCCGGTGGCTACACGGATGTGGATGCCTGGCGCCAGGCCCTGACGCTTTAGGGAAAGCTCCGAAGGCTAATCAGCCGCTTGCATTGCCTGCACCGGGGAGACCCGCGTCGCCAAAATCGCCGGGTAGAGCGTGGAGAGCACGCTCACCCCGAGCACCATCACGTACCCCGCGAGCAGGTTGGCCAC
Protein-coding sequences here:
- a CDS encoding type 2 lanthipeptide synthetase LanM family protein translates to MSEELLAEEEAVRQLAARASTLWERLAGDFVPEEGPESARLASERLGKWRDKAAGGDAQLFQKRLDWLGTSPQQVQALLGEVRLKGALPAWTQTFRRAMAARRTAGQGRHPSTFPFSELLIPFAEAAKGLLIPECRAVFTPEAFDSLVEDLIHELSYVAAPSLLAEFTGFRSRQGGGAEPTSRRLYEAFTAQQLDEGLWRFFSGYPVLARLLSRTTEQWAFNVCELARAVKADQRELQRVFAGGAPQGRIASIQPSLSDRHHGGRTVARVTFEGGVQLFYKPRGLGIEDAWYRLLEDLNARGGDFHLLRVLHRGDRGWVEPAFHASCTQVQEAKQFYVRAGMLLGILYVLEASDCFFENIIAAGAFPVLIDTETLMHHVPQRSQDGVSAEELAQDIVFNSVFRSGFLPSWDVGPRGERVDISGLGATAGQVTAYLRRQWRHVNTDAMALEHVPIRVETEDHLPHLGGASLRAFDHAGEIIEGFSMMYRLLRKHREELARPESPLVRLSTQEIRFIFHASRIYGLLLKRLGAPNHMKAGVERSIETDILSRFYVESREKSRYWPLLQAELEAIEQLDIPCFRARADSHALTLPTGKVLPEAFKESGSERVWRKLASLDEADLELQVRFIHAALGMVSSSQEQAPAARLRREAASWEGGPLPREEFAAEASSIAAVLQERAIFAPDGGATWIAPQLLPHAGHHQLRPLRMDLYDGLGGIALFYAALEHVSGQGRRMALAALSSLRRFVVTGPPRRVAQEGYTLGAATGVGSFLYVLCRSSALLGEPALLEDATRAAGLITPEGIEADAQFDVMSGVAGALLGLLALHQATGAVEALEKAKLCGEHLLKHQLPCEPAGAAWRTKKGWPLAGFAHGAAGITLALLRLHAVVGDARLRQAAVQALAFEDAVFVPSEGNWPDFRHAREGTPSFMNAWCHGAPGMGLARISGLAFLDSVGIRRDIEAAVSSVKRQGLGDKDGLCCGQAGRIEFLLAAARANEDKALEELALRQASVVVREARAGSYRFSGAERGGFFDPSFFQGLSGIGFQLLRLAFPGRLPSVLVWE
- a CDS encoding S41 family peptidase translates to MERTGTPEQLASFLERTRGSEPGGGEVLDQARELLEQAYVHLPDNQASGLDPLSLLAALQRTPSLDRVQLYRELLAIFARLGDRHTHCSLPEPFASQIAFLPFLVGEFHERGERQLAVLHSAMGVLERGDVLLSWNGAAMAEVIGRQLEWQHGANPEARHAKAVQTLTFRPLALMPPPEEESVVLECVSATGRRRTVRVDWRVTDAAWLSRHFSSFQQGASMAELGQEGGISSRRVNTSKGAFGYIRVNSFLGRPEPFLEHFSRALEDMPRQGVILDMRSCEDGIVQIGERLLQLFTPRRIQPEPFQFRVTALTLDLVRSVPALAGWREAVERAAAQGRTYSEALPLTPEGEANGIGQKYAGAVVLLTSALTYSTAEMFAAGFQDHGIGQVVGSAARTGGGGASPWPQSMLFKLSGRAAFRPLPGGPLFRVAVRRCQRVHAQAGTPLEREGVVPDVLHLPTRADLFEQDRDLLEVAGQVLSRMQ
- a CDS encoding polyprenyl synthetase family protein; translated protein: MSAANLSARAHEATSSIDFRRRLHERQQLVARALDEHFPPGAGHLTAAIREALLADGKRLRPILCLEACEWVGGSVKAALPAACALEMIHKMTLVHDDLPAMDDAETRNGRPALHKVHGEALAILAGDALLVHAFGLLASTRGVPAERVTVAIRRLCQALGTTGLAGGQALDVLSQTEGVTPEKLDHVHTWKTASFFEVAIVIGAEMGGADASQVEALARYGMLLGRAFQISDDLLDARDEKGKVEGEVTNYVQLHGVEGARRKLRELLNQAVSSIASVKGGDIQLLAGITELVWERSWNAEEEEGHHGNDA
- a CDS encoding RiPP maturation radical SAM C-methyltransferase, which produces MAMTLEAVPAQYDVCLLSMPFPVLNQPSMALGLLKPALTQAGLSVKTLYPCLWFAEEVGLDAYVAICDSKQEFLVGEWIFAEAAFPGFQPDLDTYLERVLSAPVSRGLLKKSRFSGDPHAALRAARQAAKGFIERVAARVLELQPRIVGCTSTFTQHCASLAVLRKIRELAPEVVTVMGGANCEGEMGVSARRNFPWVDFVVSGEGELLFPKLCQSILEHGRDIPAQQLPHGLIGEAQLRLPAGAPAPRASVTRMDTTPVPDFDDYFEEILSSPLRPFIFPGLAMETSRGCWWGKKHHCTFCGLNGGNMDFRSKSADRVISELSELSTKYGIRKFNIVDNIMDLAYIQDLAPRITSDTPYTLFFETKVNLKRAQLERIAAAGIRRLQPGVESMHDEILRLVDKGTTALQNIQLLKWAREIGIFITWNFLWDVPGEQDAWYGEMAAWLPWVTHLQPPGVDRIQFHRFSPYHQRPASFGLTLEPYPLYSHVYPLTPEELGGLAYYFHDPRRRSAKEELERRPHLRQTMREIAQWNKLWNRGGFEGTWEKPVLRMFDEGERLRLMDTRPCAPASEQILTGLAKQVYQQCDAIQTLKSLLEGLAKHGVEGASPGDVQAILDDLVKRKLLLRQGERFIALALREISRIPDSDEDFPGGYTDVDAWRQALTL